The Pectobacterium parmentieri genome segment GGCGAAGTTGGTAACGCTGAGCATATGCTGCGTGTTCTGGGTAAAGCTGGTGCTGCACGCTGGCGCGGGATTCGTCCTACCGTTCGCGGTACGGCAATGAACCCAGTCGACCACCCACACGGTGGTGGTGAAGGTCGTAACTTTGGTAAGCACCCGGTTAGTCCGTGGGGCCTTCAGACCAAAGGTAAAAAGACCCGCAGCAACAAGCGTACTGATAAATTTATCGTACGTCGCCGTACTAAATAATCTTAGAGGATAAACCATGCCACGTTCTCTCAAGAAAGGTCCATTTATTGACCTGCACTTGCTGAAGAAGGTAGAGAAAGCGGTGGAAAGCGGAGACAAGAAGCCTTTGCGCACTTGGTCCCGTCGTTCAACGATCTTTCCAAATATGATCGGTTTGACCATCGCTGTCCATAATGGTCGTCAGCACGTTCCGGTGTTTGTTTCCGATGAAATGGTCGGTCACAAGCTGGGTGAATTCGCGCCGACTCGTACTTATCGCGGCCATGCGGCCGATAAAAAGGCCAAGAAGCGCTAAGGTAGGAGGAAGAGATGGAAACTATCGCTAAACATTGCCACGCTCGTTCTTCTGCTCAAAAGGTTCGCCTGGTGGCAGACCTGATTCGCGGTAAGAAAGTGTCGCAAGCTCTGGAAGTTCTGACCTACACCAACAAGAAAGCTGCTGGTCTGGTTAAAAAAGTGCTGGAGTCTGCTATTGCTAACGCAGAACACAACGATGGCGCTGACATTGATGATCTGAAAGTCGCGAAGATTTTCGTTGACGAAGGCCCAAGCATGAAGCGCATTATGCCGCGTGCTAAAGGCCGTGCGGATCGCATCCTGAAGCGTACCAGCCACATTACTGTGGTTGTGTCCGATCGCTGAGACTCTGGAGACTAGCAATGGGTCAGAAAGTACATCCTAATGGTATTCGCCTGGGTATTGTCAAACCTTGGAACTCTACCTGGTATGCGAATACCAAAGAATTCGCTGACAACCTGGACAGCGATTTTAAAGTTCGTAAATACCTGACGAAGGAACTGGAGAAGGCTTCCGTTTCTCGTATCGTTATCGAACGTCCTGCAAAAAGCATCCGTGTGACTATTCACACTGCTCGCCCAGGCATCGTGATCGGTAAAAAAGGTGAAGATGTTGAAAAACTGCGCAAAGTCGTAGCGGATATCGCTGGCGTACCTGCACAGATCAATATCGCAGAAGTTCGTAAACCTGAACTGGACGCAAAACTGGTTGCTGACAGCATTACTTCTCAGCTGGAGCGTCGTGTGATGTTCCGTCGTGCTATGAAGCGTGCGGTACAGAACGCCATGCGTCTGGGCGCTAAAGGTATTAAAGTTGAAGTAAGTGGCCGTCTTGGCGGCGCTGAAATCGCGCGTACCGAATGGTACCGTGAAGGTCGCGTTCCGTTGCATACACTGCGTGCGGATATCGACTACAACACTTCCGAAGCGCACACCACTTATGGTGTTATCGGTGTGAAAGTGTGGATCTTCAAAGGTGAGATCCTGGGTGGTATGGCTGCCGTTGAACAACCGGAAAAACCGGCTGCTCAACCTAAAAAGCAGCAGCGTAAAGGCCGCAAGTAAGGAGAGTCGCTGATGTTACAACCAAAGCGTACAAAATTCCGTAAGGTGCACAAGGGCCGCAACCGTGGTCTGGCGCAGGGTACGGATGTTAGCTTCGGCACTTTCGGTCTGAAAGCTGTTGGCCGCGGTCGCCTGACTGCTCGTCAAATCGAAGCTGCACGTCGTGCCATGACTCGTGCTGTTAAGCGTCAAGGTAAGATCTGGATCCGTGTATTCCCGGACAAACCGATCACCGAGAAACCGCTTGAAGTTCGTATGGGTAAAGGTAAAGGTAACGTGGAATATTGGGTTGCCTTGATTCAGCCAGGTAAAGTCCTGTACGAAATGGACGGTGTGCCGGAAGAGTTAGCCCGTGAGGCATTCCAACTGGCAGCAGCGAAACTGCCTATCAAAACCACCTTTGTAACTAAGACGGTGATGTAATGAAAGCAAATGAGCTGCGTGAAAAGAGCGTTGAAGAGCTGAATACTGAGCTGCTCGGCCTGCTGCGCGAGCAATTTAACCTGCGTATGCAGGCTGCCAGTGGTCAGTTGCAACAGACTCACCTGGTAAAACAAGTGCGTCACAATATTGCACGTGTTAAGACTTTACTGACTGAGAAGGCGGGTGCGTAATGACCGATAAAATCCGTACTTTGCAAGGTCGTGTTGTAAGTGACAAAATGGAGAAATCCATTGTTGTTGCTATCGAACGTTTCGTGAAACACCCGCTTTACGGTAAATTCATTAAACGTACGACTAAGCTGCACGTACATGACGAGAACAATGAATGTGGTATCGGTGACGTGGTTGAAATCCACGAATGCCGTCCACTGTCCAAAACTAAGTCTTGGACACTTGTTCGCGTTGTAGAGAAAGCGATTCTGTAATAAAGTAGCGCTCTTCTCTTACGATAAACGGCTCTGCAAAGGGCCGTTTATTTTTTCTACCCATACTAAGGAAGCGGTGTTATAATGCTGCGCCCTCAATTATGGGGTATTTAATGGCCCGAAAGGGTCCTAAAGTAGTAGTTGACATTAGCGGAGCACTAAAAT includes the following:
- the rpsS gene encoding 30S ribosomal protein S19, yielding MPRSLKKGPFIDLHLLKKVEKAVESGDKKPLRTWSRRSTIFPNMIGLTIAVHNGRQHVPVFVSDEMVGHKLGEFAPTRTYRGHAADKKAKKR
- the rplV gene encoding 50S ribosomal protein L22, translated to METIAKHCHARSSAQKVRLVADLIRGKKVSQALEVLTYTNKKAAGLVKKVLESAIANAEHNDGADIDDLKVAKIFVDEGPSMKRIMPRAKGRADRILKRTSHITVVVSDR
- the rpsC gene encoding 30S ribosomal protein S3, which codes for MGQKVHPNGIRLGIVKPWNSTWYANTKEFADNLDSDFKVRKYLTKELEKASVSRIVIERPAKSIRVTIHTARPGIVIGKKGEDVEKLRKVVADIAGVPAQINIAEVRKPELDAKLVADSITSQLERRVMFRRAMKRAVQNAMRLGAKGIKVEVSGRLGGAEIARTEWYREGRVPLHTLRADIDYNTSEAHTTYGVIGVKVWIFKGEILGGMAAVEQPEKPAAQPKKQQRKGRK
- the rplP gene encoding 50S ribosomal protein L16; the encoded protein is MLQPKRTKFRKVHKGRNRGLAQGTDVSFGTFGLKAVGRGRLTARQIEAARRAMTRAVKRQGKIWIRVFPDKPITEKPLEVRMGKGKGNVEYWVALIQPGKVLYEMDGVPEELAREAFQLAAAKLPIKTTFVTKTVM
- the rpmC gene encoding 50S ribosomal protein L29 — protein: MKANELREKSVEELNTELLGLLREQFNLRMQAASGQLQQTHLVKQVRHNIARVKTLLTEKAGA
- the rpsQ gene encoding 30S ribosomal protein S17 encodes the protein MTDKIRTLQGRVVSDKMEKSIVVAIERFVKHPLYGKFIKRTTKLHVHDENNECGIGDVVEIHECRPLSKTKSWTLVRVVEKAIL